Genomic window (Natronospira proteinivora):
CGAGGCGGAAGCTGCTGCGCGGTGCCGAGAGTACGGCATGCAGATCGCCCGGATCCCGTAGGGTGTTTGACTGGTTCCAGGCATGGCGTAGCAGCTGACGTTCCCACTGCCCGGGCAGCACCTCATCCAGCACGGCCGGGAGTTCAGGGCCAAGCCATTCCCGGGGCTCGGTTTGCAGGGGGGCGTGTACCGGATTGAGGGGGAAGGCCTCGGGCGCATCCAGCCAGGCGGGCAGATAGCGCAGGCCGGAGCGTCGATGACGGCCCCGGGGGTCGGTTTCAAGCAGGAACTCCGCCACGGGGCGGCAGTGGCCGTCCGGCAGTGCTAGCCATAGGGTGTAGGCCTCAAGGCGGTTGGCGGTACTCATGGGCCGCTCCTGCGGTCAAACAGGGACGGTTCGGGGGGGTGGAAGGCGGCCACCAGGGCTTCGGCCAGACCCAGGAGATGGGCGGCGCGCAGGTAGCTGCCCATGGCCACGGAGGGGTCGCCTTTTTCCATTTTGCGCCAGGTGTAGTGGGAGACGCCGATGCGGCGGGCGAAATCGCTTTGGGTATCGCCGGGAAAGCGGCGTTTGCGGGCGGCGCGCAGGTTGGCACCGAGTTGCCGGGCCAGGGTTTGCAGGGTTTGTTCGGTGGCGGTTTGCATATGCAAATATTATTGCGGTTTTTTGGGTTTTTGCAAGGATTCTTGCTTTTTCTGGGTATAGG
Coding sequences:
- a CDS encoding helix-turn-helix domain-containing protein; translated protein: MQTATEQTLQTLARQLGANLRAARKRRFPGDTQSDFARRIGVSHYTWRKMEKGDPSVAMGSYLRAAHLLGLAEALVAAFHPPEPSLFDRRSGP